A part of Canis lupus familiaris isolate Mischka breed German Shepherd chromosome 4, alternate assembly UU_Cfam_GSD_1.0, whole genome shotgun sequence genomic DNA contains:
- the TACR2 gene encoding substance-K receptor (The RefSeq protein has 1 substitution compared to this genomic sequence) — translation MGAHAIVTDANISSSLENNTTGITAFSMPGWQLALWATAYLVLVLVAVTGNATVIWIILAHQRMRTVTNYFIVNLALADLCMAAFNAAFNFVYASHNIWYFGRAFCHFQNLFPITAMFVSIYSMTAIAADRYVAIVHPFQPRLSAPGTRAVIAGIWLLALALAFPQCFYSTITMDQGATKCVVVWPEDNGSKMLLLYHLVVIALIYVLPLLVMLLAYSVIGLTLWRREVPRHQVHGASLRHLRAKKKFVKTMVLVVVTFAICWLPYHFYFILGSFQEDIYYHKFIQQVYLALFWLAMSSTMYNPIIYCCLNHRFRSGFRLAFRCCPWVTPTEEDKIELTHTPSLSARINRCHTKETFFMAGETALSPATNGQARGPQDGLPDEP, via the exons ATGGGGGCCCATGCCATTGTGACTGACGCCAACATCTCGTCCAGCCTTGAGAACAACACCACAGGCATCACGGCCTTCTCCATGCCCGGCTGGCAGCTGGCACTGTGGGCCACCGCCTACCTGGTCCTGGTGTTGGTGGCCGTGACGGGCAATGCCACGGTCATCTGGATCATCCTGGCCCATCAAAGAATGCGCACAGTCACCAATTACTTCATCGTCAACCTGGCCCTGGCTGACCTCTGCATGGCCGCCTTCAACGCTGCCTTCAATTTCGTCTACGCCAGCCACAACATCTGGTACTTTGGCCGTGCCTTCTGTCATTTCCAGAACCTCTTCCCCATCACAGCCATGTTCGTCAGCATCTACTCCATGACCGCCATCGCCGCTGACAG GTACGTGGCCATCGTCCACCCCTTCCAGCCCCGGCTCTCTGCCCCAGGCACCAGAGCGGTGATTGCTGGCATCTGGCTGCTGGCCCTGGCCCTCGCCTTCCCCCAGTGCTTCTACTCCACCATCACCATGGACCAGGGCGCCACCAAGTGTGTGGTGGTGTGGCCTGAGGACAACGGCAGCAAGATGCTCCTTTT GTACCACCTGGTGGTGATCGCCCTCATCTACGTGCTGCCTCTCTTGGTGATGCTCCTCGCCTACAGTGTCATCGGCCTCACTCTCTGGAGACGCGAGGTTCCCAGGCACCAGGTGCACGGCGCCAGCCTGCGCCACCTGCGAGCCAAGAAGAAG TTTGTGAAGACcatggtgctggtggtggtgacaTTTGCCATCTGCTGGCTGCCCTACCACTTCTACTTCATCCTGGGCAGCTTCCAGGAGGACATCTACTACCACAAGTTCATCCAGCAGGTGTACTTGGCGCTCTTCTGGCTGGCCATGAGCTCCACAATGTACAATCCCATCATCTACTGCTGCCTCAACCACAG GTTTCGCTCTGGATTCCGGCTTGCTTTCCGTTGCTGCCCGTGGGTCACGCCAACTGAGGAGGATAAGATTGAGCTGACTCACACTCCATCCCTCTCTGCGAGGATCAACAGGTGCCACACTAAAGAGACTTTCTTCATGGCTGGGGAGACTGCCCTTTCTCCGGCTACCAATGGGCAGGCCAAGGGTCCCCAAGATGGGTTACCTGATGAACCCTGA